The Trichoplusia ni isolate ovarian cell line Hi5 chromosome 17, tn1, whole genome shotgun sequence genome includes a region encoding these proteins:
- the LOC113502633 gene encoding histidine-rich glycoprotein-like has protein sequence MYKVILAAALVATVAALPQYDHSHGHDDHHGHGHAVSSQSVVIHQTHPTHHEPAHHEENHGDYHHEPVHHEQYHHEPIHHEQRTQHETVHHLEYNHEPVHHEQYHHEPIHHEQHTQHQTVHHQEYNHEPVHHEQHTQHETVNHHESVHHGQASSAHHGHATEQHVEYYSHPKYEFAYQVSDPHTHDIKSQHEARDGDVVKGAYSLHQPDGTVRLVEYHSDHKNGFNADVKIEGHAQHIVPDHHHHHH, from the exons ATGTACAAG gtCATCTTAGCCGCCGCTCTCGTCGCGACAGTCGCCGCACTGCCGCAGTACGACCACAGCCACGGTCACGACGACCACCACGGTCACGGACACGCCGTCTCCTCGCAGAGCGTTGTCATCCACCAAACTCACCCCACCCACCACGAGCCCGCGCACCACGAGGAGAACCACGGTGACTACCACCATGAGCCTGTCCACCACGAACAGTACCACCACGAGCCAATCCATCATGAACAGCGCACCCAACATGAAACCGTCCATCACCTGGAATACAACCATGAGCCTGTCCACCACGAACAGTATCACCACGAGCCCATTCATCATGAACAGCACACCCAACACCAGACTGTCCATCACCAGGAATACAACCATGAGCCCGTTCACCATGAACAGCACACCCAACATGAGACTGTCAACCATCACGAATCTGTCCACCACGGTCAAGCTTCCTCAGCTCACCACGGACATGCCACCGAACAACACGTTGAATACTAC tctCATCCTAAATACGAGTTCGCTTACCAAGTGTCGGACCCCCACACTCATGACATCAAGTCCCAGCACGAGGCGCGCGATGGTGACGTTGTGAAGGGCGCGTACAGCCTGCACCAGCCCGACGGCACTGTCAGGCTTGTTGAGTACCACTCCGACCATAAAAACGG ATTCAACGCCGACGTGAAGATCGAGGGTCACGCCCAGCACATCGTCCccgatcatcatcatcaccatcattgA
- the LOC113502576 gene encoding 39S ribosomal protein L47, mitochondrial-like, which produces MISNLFKNTVALCMRSQNAIKFAAAPPRAIHTTSPANDLMEFFDAKKNWGESNIRVGRSWKTDELRIKSNTDLHKLWYVLLKERNMLYTMEHECNDKMRLFPNPERIDKVQESMNNIETVIRERNVAYYQLETGETRERPVEDVVNLFGLPDKHKKSEYYLPKHMNKRWVRPYLENGFINSTAVKKFYRMYKEKEYNIERKARNRDFNHVQHLLKRFPDMDMEKLKAEYPNVDIEKAKRSKKARGHFMPKY; this is translated from the coding sequence atgattagtaatttgtttaaaaacactgTGGCACTATGTATGCGAAGTCAAAATGCTATCAAATTTGCAGCAGCACCTCCTCGAGCCATACACACTACAAGTCCAGCAAATGACCTAATGGAATTTTTCGATGCTAAGAAAAATTGGGGAGAATCCAACATTAGAGTCGGCAGATCATGGAAAACCGATGAACTAAGAATCAAATCGAACACAGATTTACACAAGCTGTGGtatgttttgttaaaagaaCGCAACATGCTCTACACAATGGAGCATGAATGTAATGACAAAATGAGACTGTTTCCTAATCCTGAACGAATCGACAAAGTTCAAGAATCCATGAATAACATTGAAACAGTCATAAGGGAGCGTAATGTAGCATACTATCAACTCGAAACTGGTGAAACTAGAGAGCGGCCTGTAGAAGATGTTGTGAACCTCTTTGGGTTGCCAGACAAACACAAGAAGTCAGAATATTACTTACCTAAACATATGAACAAACGTTGGGTGCGACCATACCTCGAAAATGGCTTTATCAACAGTACTGCTGTGAAAAAATTCTACAGAATGTACAAAGAGAAAGAGTACAATATTGAAAGAAAAGCTCGCAACAGAGACTTCAACCACGTACAGCATCTACTGAAGAGATTCCCCGACATGGACATGGAGAAACTAAAAGCAGAATACCCAAATGTAGATATTGAGAAAGCCAAGCGCTCAAAGAAAGCCAGGGGACATTTTATGCCAAAATACTAA